A window of Candidatus Krumholzibacteriia bacterium contains these coding sequences:
- the miaA gene encoding tRNA (adenosine(37)-N6)-dimethylallyltransferase MiaA, translated as MNPTLFGLIGATATGKTGASIEIARRLRARGIEVEIIVLDSRQLYRGLDVGTGKPTAAERAEVTHHLIDVIDPTDTPDAMQYRQWVEQAVVGIVDRGHVPLLVGGSGFYLRALREGFHTIEATDSERDAARREVGALSDEELDARLRSLDPVTADRLHANDRYRRGRALEIALLTGRAPSDLEADFEPRPVLGASFELAHLQIDRAELHRRIETRTAQWLDAGWADEVRALLDAGVPPEAPGLQILGYRDVLALVRGECDRATAAERIDVGTRRYARSQETWFRKEAVVERGDAARVVEALVGRVVRFDGGDG; from the coding sequence ATGAATCCCACCCTGTTCGGCCTGATCGGAGCCACCGCCACCGGCAAGACCGGCGCGTCGATCGAGATCGCCCGCCGCCTGCGCGCGCGCGGCATCGAGGTCGAGATCATCGTCCTCGATTCGCGCCAGCTCTACCGCGGCCTCGACGTGGGTACGGGCAAGCCCACGGCGGCCGAGCGCGCCGAGGTCACCCATCACCTGATCGACGTCATCGACCCGACCGACACCCCCGACGCCATGCAGTACCGCCAGTGGGTGGAGCAGGCGGTGGTGGGGATCGTCGATCGCGGTCACGTGCCGCTGCTCGTGGGCGGCTCGGGCTTCTACCTGCGCGCCCTGCGCGAGGGCTTCCACACGATCGAGGCCACCGACTCCGAGCGCGACGCGGCGCGCCGCGAGGTGGGTGCCCTGTCCGACGAGGAACTCGACGCCCGCCTGCGGTCGCTCGACCCGGTCACCGCCGATCGGCTGCACGCGAACGATCGCTACCGTCGCGGCCGCGCGCTCGAGATCGCTCTTCTGACCGGCCGTGCGCCGAGCGACCTCGAGGCCGACTTCGAGCCCCGTCCCGTGCTGGGTGCGTCGTTCGAACTGGCGCACCTGCAGATCGACCGCGCCGAACTGCACCGGCGGATCGAGACCCGCACGGCGCAGTGGCTCGACGCCGGCTGGGCGGACGAGGTGCGCGCCCTGCTCGACGCCGGTGTCCCGCCCGAGGCGCCGGGCCTGCAGATCCTCGGCTACCGCGACGTGCTGGCCCTGGTCCGCGGCGAGTGCGACCGCGCGACGGCCGCCGAGCGGATCGACGTCGGCACCCGGCGCTACGCCCGGTCGCAGGAGACCTGGTTCCGCAAGGAAGCGGTGGTGGAGCGCGGTGACGCCGCGCGGGTGGTCGAGGCGCTGGTCGGGCGTGTGGTGCGTTTCGACGGTGGGGACGGGTAG
- a CDS encoding GAF domain-containing protein has translation MATASGDTPRGLDLVALLGATEHEVVTLAELHRNPRVHIVGLYDPVREGVGHELAEILGLRHGGDDEFLEQIAQAPVVVLPRERHRLEDAIEHLRARGCTFVTQDEALSRWTVERRVEHPPLPEVPVPARRDAGQLEDSLGWLERALDRESLLRSMLSIAVQAVQADKGSIQLFDPFTQQLFIAYADGLSDHTVRSARQCLGEGIAGRVAQTRRAELLQGGDLGPEQRDRPDIQSAICAPLEDAGDLLGVVNVSTDHGSKHLSRADLDRLLRMAERISPVLRRLLQIQTLLDRALVEDLERELDNLLELHAPVHQALALARDLVQDLSGAREASLVVLGEDGPAYQIHPGRSPEGDPVSSRDLDASQGILGQVVLDRNPVVLEERNRLAGESRIRREMTLYVPLGPRETFAVLVLRFSGLSTLSHFQRNLDRVRDVLTPRLGTLLSRHETHARHDRLRRLATGLSQLAAVGDEERLGRAAMLMMELTGAEAVAIWRRGSDAPDTELRQNSLASSALDAAWDELRGRLRRTGLCRLRELDPVGSDLRSLLLVGEGDGPALAAINRRPEDLLAEWGFRDEDVEHALLLLDAVGEPVPAEAPTPTPAPAPAEPTPEADVEESDLGLRVLVEAVERELNRAQRYHLGFSLSVFRVGVQPDVYAAHETQLRHHVEQSSRSTDALLWLPDQRLAILAPEEMRGQRRLVRRVGELIETFLDRQIGPDGDRVEVRSAAYPRDVHDVESLLERCVPDAVDGD, from the coding sequence GTGGCCACGGCTTCTGGGGACACCCCGCGGGGACTGGATCTGGTGGCGCTGCTGGGCGCGACCGAGCACGAGGTCGTGACCCTGGCCGAGCTGCACCGGAACCCGCGCGTGCACATCGTCGGCCTGTACGACCCCGTTCGCGAGGGCGTGGGCCACGAGCTGGCCGAGATCCTGGGGCTGCGCCACGGCGGCGACGACGAGTTCCTCGAACAGATCGCCCAGGCTCCGGTGGTGGTGCTGCCGCGCGAACGTCATCGCCTCGAGGATGCCATCGAGCACCTGCGGGCCCGCGGCTGCACCTTCGTCACGCAGGACGAGGCCCTGAGCCGCTGGACCGTCGAGCGGCGCGTGGAGCACCCGCCGCTGCCCGAGGTCCCCGTGCCGGCACGCCGCGACGCGGGCCAGCTCGAGGACTCCCTCGGCTGGCTGGAACGCGCCCTCGACCGCGAGTCGCTGCTGCGCTCCATGCTGAGCATCGCCGTGCAGGCGGTGCAGGCCGACAAGGGTTCGATCCAGCTCTTCGATCCCTTCACCCAGCAGCTCTTCATCGCCTATGCCGACGGCCTGAGCGACCACACGGTGCGCTCGGCGCGGCAGTGTCTGGGCGAGGGGATCGCCGGACGCGTCGCACAGACCCGCCGCGCCGAACTGCTGCAGGGCGGCGATCTCGGTCCCGAGCAGCGCGACCGCCCCGACATCCAGAGCGCGATCTGCGCGCCGCTGGAGGACGCCGGCGACCTGCTCGGCGTGGTGAACGTGTCCACCGACCACGGCTCGAAGCACCTGTCGCGCGCCGACCTCGACCGCCTGCTGCGCATGGCCGAGCGCATCAGCCCCGTCCTGCGGCGGCTGCTGCAGATCCAGACCCTGCTCGACCGTGCCCTGGTCGAGGACCTCGAGCGGGAACTCGACAACCTGCTCGAACTCCACGCCCCGGTGCACCAGGCCCTGGCGTTGGCTCGCGACCTGGTCCAGGATCTCAGCGGAGCCCGTGAGGCCAGCCTGGTGGTGCTGGGCGAGGACGGCCCGGCCTACCAGATCCATCCGGGACGCTCGCCCGAGGGCGATCCGGTGAGCAGCCGGGACCTCGACGCCAGCCAGGGGATCCTGGGCCAGGTGGTGCTCGACCGGAATCCGGTGGTGCTCGAGGAGCGCAACCGTCTGGCCGGCGAGTCCCGCATCCGCCGCGAGATGACGCTGTACGTACCGCTGGGTCCGCGCGAGACCTTCGCGGTGCTGGTGCTGCGGTTCTCGGGTCTGTCGACCCTGAGCCACTTCCAGCGCAATCTCGACCGCGTGCGCGACGTGCTCACCCCGCGCCTGGGTACGCTGCTGTCGCGCCACGAGACCCACGCGCGCCACGACCGTCTGCGCCGACTGGCCACCGGCCTCAGCCAGCTCGCGGCCGTGGGCGACGAGGAACGGCTCGGCCGCGCGGCCATGCTCATGATGGAACTGACCGGCGCCGAGGCGGTGGCGATCTGGCGGCGCGGATCCGATGCGCCCGACACCGAACTGCGGCAGAACTCCCTGGCCAGCTCGGCGCTCGACGCCGCGTGGGACGAACTGCGCGGGCGGCTGCGGCGCACCGGCCTGTGCCGGCTGCGCGAGCTCGATCCGGTGGGCAGCGACCTGCGCTCGCTGCTGCTGGTTGGCGAGGGCGACGGACCGGCCCTGGCCGCGATCAACCGCCGTCCCGAGGACCTGCTCGCCGAGTGGGGCTTCCGCGACGAGGACGTCGAGCACGCGCTGTTGTTGCTCGACGCCGTCGGCGAACCGGTCCCCGCGGAGGCACCGACTCCGACGCCGGCCCCGGCCCCGGCCGAACCCACGCCGGAGGCCGACGTCGAGGAGTCGGACCTGGGCCTGCGCGTGCTGGTGGAGGCGGTCGAGCGCGAGCTGAACCGCGCGCAGCGCTACCACCTGGGCTTCTCGCTGAGCGTGTTCCGGGTGGGCGTGCAGCCCGACGTGTACGCCGCGCACGAGACGCAGCTCCGCCACCACGTCGAGCAGTCCAGCCGCTCGACCGATGCCCTCCTGTGGCTGCCCGACCAGCGCCTGGCGATCCTCGCGCCCGAGGAGATGCGCGGTCAGCGCCGGCTGGTGCGGCGCGTGGGGGAGTTGATCGAGACCTTCCTCGACCGCCAGATCGGCCCCGACGGCGATCGCGTCGAGGTGCGCTCGGCCGCCTACCCGCGCGACGTCCACGACGTGGAGAGCCTGCTCGAACGCTGCGTGCCCGACGCCGTCGACGGCGATTGA
- the mutL gene encoding DNA mismatch repair endonuclease MutL — protein MDRRSIRLLDPGCVERIAAGEVLERPASAVKELVENALDAGATRVRVSIRRGGLEEIVVDDDGHGIPARELPLAIERHATSKIGGSGDLASVLSFGFRGEALASIASVSRFSLRSRARSEDVGGRIDVVDGRIDRREPVSRHVGTTVVARELFHNVPVRKEFLKSEGAERRAVTQVVTAIALSHPSTAIRLEADGAVVLDLPAALDLETRVHGVFGSSVAERLRRFEGEAAGLRVEGLTSLPTYTRGNRTGQYVFVNRRPVWDKGLAHAISAAYRDVIPGGRFPLIVLFLDLPPARVDVNVHPTKAEVRLRDEGAAHELVRHAVRGALDLNQEPPEETTAATSGETPTEPVLSPEERQRARLEELVESAVNAPTEGYARGPQWSRQHPSPSLFESEQVGEKPGSFQPSGAPVDPGMAAAIATVASGTELYWQLHNTFILTQIRGALVIVDQHNSHERILYDQSRRALEGQTPAIQHLLFPTTLDLSPDELSTYEVHHGDLERVGFLTEPFGGQTVLVRGIPSGLRNWNDGALLRDVLADLGDAGSSGNDPREAILASMSCHGAIRAGEKLTMPEMQSLMDRLFATDQPYSCPHGRPTLIRIGLPELERRFGRR, from the coding sequence GTGGACCGTCGTTCCATCCGACTGCTCGATCCGGGTTGTGTCGAACGCATCGCCGCCGGCGAGGTGCTGGAGCGTCCGGCCTCGGCGGTGAAGGAGCTCGTCGAGAATGCGCTCGACGCCGGGGCCACGCGCGTGCGGGTGTCGATCCGGCGCGGTGGGCTCGAGGAGATCGTCGTCGACGACGACGGCCACGGCATCCCCGCCCGCGAGCTGCCGCTGGCGATCGAGCGCCACGCCACGAGCAAGATCGGTGGCAGCGGCGACCTCGCGAGCGTGCTCAGCTTCGGCTTCCGCGGCGAGGCCCTGGCCTCGATCGCTTCGGTCAGCCGCTTCAGCCTGCGCTCGCGCGCCAGGTCCGAGGACGTGGGTGGGCGCATCGACGTCGTCGACGGCCGGATCGATCGACGCGAGCCGGTGTCCCGGCACGTGGGCACGACCGTCGTCGCGCGCGAGCTCTTCCACAACGTGCCCGTGCGCAAGGAATTCCTGAAGTCCGAAGGCGCCGAGCGCCGCGCGGTGACGCAGGTGGTCACCGCGATCGCGCTGTCGCACCCGAGCACGGCGATCCGTCTCGAGGCCGATGGGGCGGTGGTGCTGGATCTGCCCGCCGCGCTCGATCTCGAGACCCGCGTGCACGGCGTGTTCGGATCGTCGGTGGCCGAACGCCTGCGCCGCTTCGAGGGCGAGGCCGCCGGCCTGCGCGTGGAGGGCCTGACCAGCCTGCCCACCTACACCCGCGGCAACCGCACCGGGCAGTACGTGTTCGTCAACCGCCGGCCGGTGTGGGACAAGGGCCTGGCGCATGCGATCAGCGCCGCCTACCGCGACGTGATCCCGGGTGGTCGCTTCCCGTTGATCGTCCTGTTCCTCGACCTGCCGCCGGCGCGCGTGGACGTGAACGTGCACCCGACCAAGGCCGAGGTGCGCCTGCGTGACGAGGGCGCGGCCCACGAACTGGTGCGCCACGCCGTGCGCGGTGCGCTCGACCTCAACCAGGAGCCGCCCGAGGAGACGACCGCCGCCACGAGCGGCGAAACGCCGACGGAGCCGGTGCTTTCCCCCGAGGAGCGCCAGCGCGCGCGTCTGGAGGAACTGGTGGAGTCGGCCGTGAACGCGCCCACCGAGGGCTACGCGCGCGGACCGCAGTGGAGCCGCCAGCACCCGAGTCCGTCGTTGTTCGAGTCCGAGCAGGTGGGCGAGAAGCCCGGGAGCTTCCAGCCCAGCGGCGCGCCCGTCGATCCGGGCATGGCCGCGGCCATCGCCACCGTGGCGTCGGGGACCGAACTCTACTGGCAGCTGCACAACACCTTCATCCTCACGCAGATCCGCGGTGCGCTGGTGATCGTCGACCAGCACAACAGCCACGAACGGATCCTGTACGACCAGTCGCGGCGCGCGCTCGAGGGCCAGACCCCGGCGATCCAGCACCTGCTGTTCCCCACCACGCTCGACCTGTCGCCCGACGAGCTGTCGACCTACGAGGTGCACCACGGCGACCTCGAGCGGGTGGGCTTCCTCACCGAACCCTTCGGCGGCCAGACCGTGCTGGTGCGCGGCATCCCCTCGGGCCTGCGCAACTGGAACGACGGCGCCCTGCTGCGCGACGTGCTCGCCGACCTGGGCGACGCCGGCAGTTCGGGCAACGACCCGCGCGAGGCGATCCTGGCCAGCATGAGCTGCCACGGCGCGATCCGCGCGGGCGAGAAGCTCACCATGCCCGAGATGCAGAGCCTCATGGATCGCCTCTTCGCCACCGACCAGCCCTACAGCTGTCCGCACGGCCGGCCCACGCTCATCCGCATCGGACTGCCCGAGCTGGAGCGGCGCTTCGGCCGCCGATGA